From the Psychrobacillus sp. FSL K6-4046 genome, one window contains:
- a CDS encoding LysR family transcriptional regulator — MSGKLDLYKIFCMVSKNNSFSKAAKDLFMSQSAVSQAIMQLEKELDTRLFYRTTKGVTLTTEGSVLFEYASSALKLIDTGEEKILEFKNLTAGELKIGVGDTISRFFLLPYLEEFHNKYPSIKFTIVNGTTIELCNILKSGGVDIALCNFPIDDDSLGQRPCLEVQDIFVYGEKFDKVLSKPISLDKLVKFPLIFLEQKSVSRRYVEEYMLSKGVKISPEFELGSHDLLLEFAKINLGIACVTKQFAGDYLRKGMLKEVKLKESIPPRNIGVCFLKRVPLSTAATKFVELIE, encoded by the coding sequence ATGTCAGGGAAACTGGATTTATATAAAATATTTTGCATGGTAAGTAAAAATAATAGCTTTTCGAAGGCTGCAAAAGATCTCTTTATGAGTCAATCCGCAGTTAGTCAGGCCATAATGCAACTGGAGAAAGAACTAGATACCAGATTATTCTACAGAACGACAAAAGGAGTTACTTTAACAACAGAAGGCTCTGTGCTTTTTGAATATGCTAGCTCTGCTTTAAAGCTCATTGATACTGGTGAGGAGAAAATTTTAGAATTTAAAAACCTTACTGCAGGGGAACTTAAAATTGGAGTTGGAGATACAATTTCAAGATTTTTCTTGCTCCCTTATTTAGAGGAGTTCCATAATAAATATCCTAGTATTAAATTCACCATTGTAAATGGTACGACCATAGAGCTTTGCAATATTTTAAAGAGTGGAGGAGTAGACATTGCTCTTTGTAATTTTCCGATAGATGATGATAGCTTGGGACAACGGCCTTGTCTAGAGGTACAAGACATCTTTGTATATGGGGAAAAGTTTGATAAAGTCTTGTCAAAGCCAATTAGTTTGGACAAGCTTGTAAAATTTCCATTAATATTCCTTGAACAAAAATCAGTCTCGAGAAGATATGTGGAAGAATATATGCTTTCAAAGGGTGTAAAAATATCACCTGAATTTGAGTTAGGTTCTCATGATTTACTATTGGAATTCGCAAAAATTAACTTAGGTATTGCTTGTGTTACTAAGCAATTTGCGGGAGATTATTTAAGAAAAGGTATGCTTAAAGAGGTGAAGTTAAAAGAGAGTATACCGCCAAGAAATATAGGAGTGTGCTTTCTAAAAAGGGTTCCATTATCAACTGCCGCCACTAAATTTGTAGAATTAATCGAGTAA